The following are from one region of the Pyruvatibacter sp. genome:
- a CDS encoding Hpt domain-containing protein gives MTDAALDDDMLAAIAAAEAAVAMMADGYPELLLQDMAALNTALDMLGSAPVGSDAHAAACVDAFGILHDIKGQAASFGYTAATALCDPLCDALRGVRTVDVPTVAVLRAAGALMQRMAEEGPSPVFDRDVALLVGRANLPG, from the coding sequence ATGACTGATGCTGCGCTCGATGACGACATGCTTGCAGCAATTGCTGCCGCTGAAGCCGCCGTGGCAATGATGGCGGATGGCTATCCCGAATTGCTTTTGCAGGACATGGCAGCACTGAACACCGCCCTGGATATGCTTGGCTCAGCGCCGGTCGGCTCGGATGCTCATGCGGCGGCCTGCGTTGATGCGTTCGGTATTCTGCATGACATCAAGGGTCAGGCGGCCTCGTTTGGCTACACGGCGGCCACAGCATTGTGTGACCCGCTGTGCGATGCCTTGCGCGGTGTGCGGACGGTTGACGTACCGACGGTAGCGGTGTTGCGCGCCGCCGGAGCCCTGATGCAGCGGATGGCTGAAGAAGGCCCGTCACCGGTTTTTGACCGTGATGTGGCGTTGCTTGTCGGGCGGGCTAACCTGCCGGGCTAG
- a CDS encoding autotransporter assembly complex family protein has translation MVLFLGFLTGLRRAGLSAGACFFAGCLLAGAAHAANHVPVGERGYTVRVVDGAGVLLPAPLAGQLEEMSQLVARRSEPPPGIGGVRRRAQGDVQRLGRVLQAHGYFEGTVAYELDLKPSAPDQPVNVTLVVEPGPQYLLGTSTVSYMDTQADTASLPQGLGDAGVEPGRPAIAADILAAETKLAADLRARGFAFARVADRRALANVETDVLDVTTFISLGDRAQFGALTVEGLERVEPHYIERRRTFKQGEEFDPQKLADMRAGLARSGLFNAVRFETAETLSPDGTLPVTLMVSERAPRTVGAGASFSSTEGFGVNAHWEHRNLLGGGQHLRLEATLAQIEQELAVLYRVAGFRRADQTLELGLAAGREETDVYTRTGAVITTTIERPLADRWTGRAGLSLDVAQVDEEGESSTRSTLVGLPLQALYDGADSALDPTRGVRLRVKSTPYAGHFDKALAFHVADVELRSYVPLDDDGRLVFATRGRLGSILGARTGELPADKRFYAGGAGSIRGFEFQEVAPLGADGTAEGGRGLAELSAELRWRFADDFGIVPFVDAGHVSDAPIPDFSDEIAWAGGLGFRYYTSFGPIGIDFAYPIATPSDEDPSLKFYVKLGQAF, from the coding sequence ATGGTACTTTTTCTCGGTTTTTTGACAGGTTTGCGGCGCGCCGGGCTGAGCGCGGGCGCGTGCTTTTTTGCCGGTTGTCTGCTGGCAGGTGCAGCACATGCCGCCAACCACGTGCCGGTGGGCGAGCGCGGCTACACTGTGCGGGTTGTGGATGGGGCAGGCGTGCTGCTGCCCGCGCCACTTGCCGGACAGCTTGAAGAGATGTCGCAGCTCGTGGCGCGGCGCAGCGAGCCGCCGCCGGGCATCGGCGGCGTGCGGCGGCGTGCGCAGGGTGATGTGCAGCGTCTGGGCAGGGTGCTTCAGGCGCACGGCTATTTCGAAGGCACGGTGGCCTATGAGCTTGATCTCAAACCCTCCGCGCCCGATCAGCCTGTAAACGTGACACTGGTTGTCGAGCCGGGGCCGCAATATTTGTTGGGCACCAGCACGGTGTCCTACATGGATACGCAGGCCGATACGGCAAGCCTGCCGCAGGGTTTGGGCGACGCGGGCGTTGAGCCGGGCAGGCCCGCAATCGCGGCCGACATTCTGGCGGCGGAAACAAAGCTCGCGGCTGACCTTCGCGCGCGCGGGTTCGCCTTTGCCAGGGTCGCAGATCGTCGGGCACTGGCAAATGTGGAAACGGATGTTCTGGATGTCACGACCTTCATCAGCCTTGGCGACCGCGCACAGTTTGGCGCGCTGACCGTCGAAGGTCTTGAGCGGGTTGAACCGCACTACATCGAGCGGCGGCGCACGTTCAAGCAGGGCGAGGAGTTTGACCCGCAAAAACTTGCCGACATGCGCGCAGGGCTTGCGCGCTCCGGCCTGTTCAACGCCGTGCGGTTTGAAACTGCCGAAACACTGTCACCTGATGGCACGTTGCCCGTGACGTTGATGGTCAGCGAGCGCGCGCCGCGCACGGTGGGGGCGGGCGCCAGTTTCTCCAGTACGGAAGGGTTTGGCGTCAATGCCCATTGGGAGCATCGCAACCTGCTGGGTGGCGGACAGCATTTGCGGCTTGAGGCCACGCTGGCACAAATCGAGCAGGAACTGGCCGTGCTCTACCGGGTGGCCGGGTTCAGGCGTGCCGACCAGACCCTTGAACTTGGGCTTGCCGCCGGCCGCGAAGAAACCGACGTCTATACCCGTACCGGCGCCGTGATAACCACAACCATCGAACGCCCCCTGGCCGACAGGTGGACGGGGCGGGCGGGTCTGTCGCTTGATGTGGCACAGGTAGATGAAGAGGGCGAATCCAGCACCCGGTCCACGCTGGTGGGCCTGCCGCTTCAGGCTCTGTATGACGGCGCGGACAGTGCGCTGGACCCCACGCGCGGTGTGCGGCTTCGGGTGAAGTCCACGCCCTATGCCGGTCATTTTGACAAGGCACTGGCATTTCATGTGGCGGATGTGGAACTGCGCAGCTATGTGCCGCTGGACGATGACGGGCGGCTTGTTTTTGCCACGCGCGGGCGGCTTGGCTCCATTCTGGGCGCGCGCACGGGCGAACTGCCTGCCGACAAGCGCTTTTATGCAGGCGGTGCCGGCTCCATCAGAGGGTTTGAGTTTCAGGAGGTGGCACCGCTGGGTGCGGACGGAACAGCCGAAGGCGGGCGTGGACTGGCAGAGCTGTCGGCTGAGTTACGCTGGCGCTTTGCGGATGATTTCGGCATCGTGCCGTTTGTGGATGCGGGGCATGTGTCAGATGCGCCGATCCCTGATTTTTCAGACGAGATTGCCTGGGCGGGCGGTCTGGGGTTTCGCTATTACACGTCGTTTGGCCCCATCGGCATTGATTTTGCCTATCCCATCGCCACGCCGTCGGATGAAGATCCCAGCCTTAAATTCTACGTAAAGCTGGGCCAGGCTTTTTGA
- a CDS encoding heavy metal translocating P-type ATPase has product MTDAAVSQNALSTDVPDIPEHYVSTLEGGGAVVHFVVDGVHCGGCVRKVERAVHEVRGVSDARLNLSTKRLTVSFAPDATTPRAIVAAVVGVGYGARPFHPQALHSQQAREERELITCMGVAGFAAANVMLLSVSVWAGHEGGMEPATRDMFHWISGLIAMPAIAFSGRPFFRSAVRALRAGTMNMDVPISLAVLLAATMSLAETIAGAKHVYFDASIMLLFFLLIGRTLDIKMRGRAALAAQNLLALRADAATVIGDDGVARAMPVEALRPGMIVAVATGQRIAADGVVAQGRSDLDTSLITGETAPRAVEPGGQVFAGTLNMSGPLRVRVTAGDDDTLLSEIVRLMEAAEQGRDKYVRIADRAARLYAPMVHILAAATFLGWWLAGGMAWDGSLKIAIAVLIITCPCALALAVPVVHVVASGRLLARGILLKSSDALERLAEINTLVFDKTGTLTDGALELVREGVDGRTLEAAAMLARASTHPLSRSLAHAAGAGVSADAVSEHPGQGLIGDIDGVPARLGSAAFVGADGDAHSAGPEIWFRLGDDAPQRFGFSDSLRDDAAEVVSWAKARGMKVVLLSGDRAQTVASAARAAGIDDYAAELMPQDKIARLEALAASGARVLMVGDGLNDAPALAAAHVSMSPASGADVSQAAADLVFQGQYLAPVTVALDVARISQKLVLQNFGLSLAYNFVAVPIAVAGFVTPLIAAVAMSSSSILVTLNALRLRLQKIGLRGVGTGGES; this is encoded by the coding sequence GCGCAAGGTGGAGCGTGCGGTGCATGAGGTGCGCGGTGTCAGTGATGCGCGCCTCAATCTCTCAACCAAGCGGCTGACGGTCAGCTTTGCGCCGGATGCCACCACCCCGCGCGCCATTGTGGCGGCTGTTGTAGGTGTGGGCTACGGCGCGCGGCCGTTTCACCCGCAGGCGCTACACTCCCAACAGGCGCGTGAGGAACGCGAACTGATTACCTGCATGGGGGTGGCGGGCTTTGCCGCCGCCAACGTCATGCTGCTGTCGGTTTCTGTATGGGCGGGCCATGAAGGCGGCATGGAGCCAGCCACGCGCGACATGTTCCACTGGATTTCCGGCCTCATTGCCATGCCGGCCATCGCGTTTTCAGGGCGGCCGTTCTTTCGCTCCGCCGTGCGGGCCTTGCGCGCCGGGACCATGAACATGGATGTGCCCATATCGCTGGCCGTTTTGCTGGCGGCCACCATGAGCCTGGCGGAAACCATTGCCGGTGCGAAGCACGTTTACTTTGATGCCTCGATCATGCTGCTGTTTTTCCTGCTGATCGGCCGTACACTGGATATAAAGATGCGCGGACGGGCGGCGCTGGCAGCGCAAAACCTGCTGGCGCTGCGGGCGGATGCGGCAACTGTCATCGGCGACGACGGCGTGGCGCGGGCGATGCCGGTTGAAGCGCTGCGCCCCGGCATGATCGTTGCGGTTGCCACCGGCCAACGCATCGCGGCTGATGGTGTGGTGGCGCAGGGCCGCTCTGACCTTGATACCAGTCTCATCACGGGCGAGACGGCACCGCGCGCGGTGGAGCCGGGCGGTCAGGTTTTTGCCGGCACGCTCAATATGTCCGGCCCGTTGCGGGTGCGTGTCACGGCGGGCGACGACGACACTTTGTTGAGCGAAATCGTGCGGCTGATGGAAGCTGCCGAGCAGGGCCGCGACAAATATGTGCGCATCGCTGACCGCGCGGCGCGGCTCTATGCGCCGATGGTTCATATTCTGGCAGCGGCCACGTTTCTGGGCTGGTGGCTGGCCGGCGGCATGGCGTGGGACGGATCGCTGAAAATCGCCATCGCGGTTTTGATCATCACCTGTCCGTGCGCCCTGGCGCTGGCGGTGCCGGTTGTGCATGTGGTGGCCAGCGGGCGCTTGCTGGCGCGCGGCATTTTGCTCAAATCATCGGACGCGCTGGAGCGCCTGGCCGAGATCAATACGCTGGTGTTTGACAAGACCGGCACCCTGACCGATGGCGCACTTGAACTGGTGCGCGAAGGTGTGGACGGGCGCACGCTTGAGGCTGCCGCCATGCTGGCGCGGGCGAGCACACATCCGCTCAGCCGGTCGCTGGCCCATGCAGCGGGTGCGGGTGTGTCTGCTGACGCTGTGAGCGAGCATCCCGGCCAGGGATTGATAGGTGACATCGACGGTGTGCCTGCGCGGCTTGGCAGTGCGGCCTTTGTGGGCGCTGATGGCGATGCGCACAGTGCCGGGCCTGAAATCTGGTTCCGTCTTGGCGATGATGCGCCGCAGCGGTTTGGTTTCTCGGACAGCTTGCGGGACGACGCTGCCGAAGTCGTATCATGGGCCAAAGCACGCGGCATGAAGGTTGTATTGCTATCGGGGGATCGCGCGCAAACAGTTGCCAGCGCGGCACGCGCGGCGGGCATTGACGACTATGCCGCTGAATTGATGCCGCAGGACAAGATTGCGCGGCTTGAAGCATTGGCCGCGTCCGGTGCGCGGGTGTTGATGGTGGGCGACGGGCTGAATGATGCGCCCGCACTTGCTGCCGCCCACGTGTCGATGTCGCCAGCCTCCGGCGCGGATGTCTCTCAGGCGGCGGCGGATCTGGTGTTTCAGGGGCAGTATCTGGCACCGGTCACCGTGGCGCTTGACGTTGCGCGCATCAGCCAGAAACTGGTGTTGCAAAACTTCGGCCTGTCGCTGGCCTACAATTTTGTGGCCGTGCCCATCGCGGTGGCAGGCTTTGTGACGCCGCTGATTGCCGCCGTCGCCATGTCATCATCATCCATACTCGTGACGCTGAATGCGCTGCGGTTGCGGCTACAAAAGATTGGGCTGCGCGGTGTCGGTACGGGAGGCGAGAGCTAG
- a CDS encoding DUF2189 domain-containing protein: MSTPDQTIDHSMPGPKAAPVVNTIAMDAPWRWLAAGWRDLWSRPGLSLGYGLVFVAVSAGVTAGLLYLELFSLILALAAGFMLVGPLLAVGLYEISRRLQSGEPISTSDVAIVSTAAPVQLAFIGVMLSLMLLAWIRIATLLFAIFFGMESFPPFSEFFPALILEPRGLALLVTGTLVGGAIAAVVFSAAVVSVPMLVERDIDAVTAVLTSIKAVQLNLGPMLLWAWLVLILTAFGIATLFVGLIITFPLVGHATWHAYKDVIAAPTE; the protein is encoded by the coding sequence ATGAGCACACCGGATCAGACCATCGACCACTCCATGCCCGGCCCCAAGGCCGCGCCGGTGGTCAATACAATTGCCATGGACGCCCCCTGGCGCTGGCTGGCTGCGGGCTGGCGTGACCTGTGGAGCCGCCCCGGCCTCAGCCTTGGCTACGGTCTGGTTTTCGTCGCGGTCTCAGCCGGTGTAACAGCGGGCCTGCTCTACCTTGAACTGTTCTCGCTCATTCTGGCGCTGGCCGCAGGCTTCATGCTGGTCGGCCCGCTGCTCGCCGTGGGCCTGTATGAAATATCGCGCCGCCTGCAATCCGGCGAACCGATCAGCACATCCGACGTGGCCATCGTCTCCACCGCGGCACCCGTGCAGCTTGCCTTCATCGGCGTGATGTTGTCGCTCATGTTGCTGGCGTGGATCCGCATTGCCACATTGTTGTTTGCGATCTTTTTCGGCATGGAATCCTTCCCGCCTTTCAGCGAGTTCTTCCCGGCGCTCATTCTTGAGCCGCGTGGTCTGGCGCTTCTTGTCACCGGCACGCTGGTGGGGGGTGCCATTGCGGCTGTGGTGTTTTCCGCAGCCGTTGTGTCCGTTCCCATGCTGGTGGAACGCGACATTGATGCAGTCACTGCGGTGCTGACCAGCATCAAGGCTGTTCAGCTCAACCTGGGGCCGATGCTGCTGTGGGCCTGGCTGGTGCTGATCCTGACGGCCTTCGGCATCGCCACGCTGTTTGTCGGGCTTATCATCACATTCCCGCTTGTGGGCCACGCCACCTGGCACGCCTACAAGGATGTGATTGCAGCGCCAACAGAGTAA
- a CDS encoding translocation/assembly module TamB domain-containing protein: protein MFSFLDDVDWPRVRQLGLRGLRYGGIGAAGLGALTLMLALSAFVALQFGGVRSALGDWLIASLGEGDGLTIEIDRYRGVWPVSFGADTITIRDGGELLAEISNADLSWKPFALLSGRVHVTSLEASDITVHSFGAGDDAPSEPSPLIPQLPVSVQVDSLSLPQITLMPGVAGGAPVTLAVEGRGGLSGSGATLALTVARTDGGRFDLDTSLTYAPDTQTLAFDVSLEDGSAAAPGLIAALTGNTDLTRVSLKATGDGPVDNWQGRVRAQAGRLGDVDMIATGDRRDGRPMRVALDLRLGPAVAGAPAAVTANATLVRDNDRYAFDDLRVDAGDARFDGQLTVTDPLGAPGVDASGILAGLAALLDADTHETLAADAVNVVLDISADDTLTQFEIARLSVSTPATDAAPVQQVTFAGAVDTYARTLRGQAAVALDEVAPFAALAGIEMAGALRGDLAIDQATFEGAAEGTLDVVYTPTSLPDPRLLGLVGEQLSIAARVSATNDGQTRIETLTLTPASGSFGGAASGLVSASSADLNIVLNTDDLAPFSDLAGVPLTGAGTFTAALTGPFEALQTNIEATVEGAQVSGTLLSGTATTTLALAPAVSGPVAFTGTVAGAPATAALQLNTDAGVIRLSDISASLLGVDVRGNVTLPARDMPLDAQLEGTVTDLAILGRVLGTPLQGTGTFTATSAQDADGPLTADGTMTADRPMTIEAALREVLVSGVSIAALNLDGTLAQTGEVAARLRARVMSVAHIDIEQLRLDVSGPVSRLDVSAALSGISTLEDARGTGELAVAAVYSATTVRVSSLNGRIGNVPLDLAAPFNVALDGGVEVAPLQLAVGEGEVNASFSRSATALAATAEMRDVPLRLIALLAGDSSAVRGTLDGSAELSASGSTGSGRATFRLSPRVPGDDADIPDVTLDATWDGRMAAGTVTSDAPGTDDLVARAQLPLRARNGIPGVPSDARLEALMKGSLDVGAFWPLVPVDGHRLRGALVLDASASGLLDDLELSGTATMRDGLYENYDTGLLLSPLNVSLDATSRGGRVEVSGRDGSSGTMSGRGVLDLRDSAQQRLDVSLALSSFAIARRDEVTARASGDVTVTWPRGEDGAPTPVVVGGHITVERLEAVIPDRLASDVETINVTRVDAEGVPLTGEAEAASRPASADAPSAIELALTIDVPNQAFVRGRGLESEWAGNLAVTGSTDTPNVRGAFEVVRGTFDFLGQTFDLTGGRIEFTGGREIDPLLNVKAVYEDDGFQAVVAVTGPASDPDIAISSVPALPEEEVLSRILFGTGTGQLSAFQAVQLAQTAATLTGLSGGGGGVLDAMRRTLGVDVLSVGEGGLEVGSYVSDGVYLGVAQGLEANSGQVTVEVELTDDISVESDVGAAGDTSVGVTWERDY from the coding sequence ATGTTTTCGTTTCTGGATGATGTGGATTGGCCGCGCGTGCGGCAGCTTGGCCTGCGCGGCCTGCGCTATGGCGGCATCGGTGCGGCGGGGCTTGGCGCGCTGACGCTGATGCTGGCGCTGAGTGCGTTTGTCGCGCTGCAGTTTGGCGGCGTGCGCTCTGCACTGGGTGACTGGCTGATTGCGTCGCTCGGCGAAGGCGACGGACTGACCATCGAGATAGACCGCTATCGCGGCGTATGGCCGGTCAGCTTCGGGGCGGACACCATCACCATCCGCGATGGCGGTGAGCTGCTGGCGGAAATCAGCAATGCTGACCTGTCGTGGAAACCGTTCGCGCTGCTGAGTGGCAGGGTTCACGTCACGTCGCTGGAAGCCTCCGACATCACCGTGCATTCGTTCGGCGCGGGCGATGATGCGCCGTCAGAACCCTCCCCGCTCATTCCCCAGCTTCCGGTGTCGGTGCAGGTGGACAGCCTGTCACTGCCGCAGATCACGCTGATGCCCGGTGTTGCGGGCGGTGCACCTGTGACGCTGGCCGTTGAGGGACGTGGCGGGCTGAGCGGCAGCGGTGCCACGCTGGCCCTCACCGTAGCGCGCACCGACGGTGGCCGCTTTGATCTTGATACCTCGCTGACCTACGCACCCGACACACAGACGCTGGCGTTTGACGTGTCGCTGGAGGATGGCAGCGCGGCTGCGCCGGGGCTGATTGCAGCGCTTACAGGCAACACCGACCTTACCCGTGTCAGTCTGAAGGCAACAGGCGATGGGCCAGTAGATAACTGGCAGGGACGCGTGCGGGCCCAGGCAGGACGTTTGGGTGATGTCGACATGATAGCCACAGGCGACCGCCGCGACGGGCGGCCGATGCGGGTTGCGCTTGACCTGCGGCTCGGTCCGGCAGTGGCGGGTGCGCCTGCCGCCGTTACCGCCAATGCCACGCTGGTGCGCGACAATGATCGGTATGCGTTTGATGACCTGCGTGTTGACGCGGGTGACGCCCGCTTTGACGGGCAACTGACTGTTACAGACCCATTGGGTGCACCGGGTGTTGACGCATCGGGCATTCTGGCAGGGCTGGCCGCCCTGCTGGACGCAGACACACACGAGACTTTGGCGGCGGACGCCGTGAATGTGGTGTTGGACATATCCGCCGATGACACGCTGACGCAGTTCGAGATTGCACGCCTGAGCGTTTCCACGCCTGCCACGGATGCAGCGCCGGTTCAGCAGGTGACGTTTGCCGGGGCAGTGGACACTTATGCGCGAACCCTGCGCGGGCAGGCCGCCGTTGCGCTGGATGAGGTTGCACCGTTTGCGGCCCTTGCCGGCATTGAGATGGCTGGCGCGCTGCGCGGCGACCTTGCAATAGACCAGGCAACCTTCGAGGGCGCTGCTGAGGGTACACTGGACGTGGTTTACACACCCACCAGTCTGCCAGACCCGCGCCTGCTGGGGCTTGTGGGTGAGCAACTGAGTATTGCCGCCCGCGTGAGCGCCACAAATGACGGGCAAACACGCATTGAAACCCTGACCCTTACACCCGCCAGTGGTAGTTTTGGCGGTGCAGCGTCGGGCCTTGTTTCAGCATCTTCAGCCGACCTGAACATTGTTCTGAATACGGATGATCTTGCCCCGTTCAGCGACCTTGCCGGCGTGCCGTTGACCGGGGCAGGCACTTTCACTGCGGCACTCACGGGGCCATTCGAGGCACTTCAGACCAACATTGAGGCAACGGTCGAGGGGGCGCAGGTAAGCGGCACACTCCTATCGGGTACGGCAACCACAACGCTGGCGCTTGCGCCCGCGGTCTCAGGCCCTGTTGCGTTCACCGGCACCGTTGCCGGTGCCCCCGCCACAGCGGCGCTGCAACTGAACACCGACGCGGGTGTAATCCGCCTGTCGGATATTTCGGCATCCTTGCTGGGTGTGGATGTGCGCGGCAACGTCACTTTGCCCGCCCGCGACATGCCGTTGGACGCTCAGCTTGAGGGCACAGTCACCGACCTGGCGATACTGGGACGGGTACTTGGCACACCGCTTCAAGGCACCGGCACATTTACGGCGACCAGTGCGCAGGACGCCGATGGTCCACTGACCGCCGATGGCACAATGACCGCCGATCGCCCAATGACCATTGAGGCGGCCCTGCGCGAGGTGTTGGTTTCCGGGGTGTCCATCGCCGCGCTCAATCTGGACGGGACGCTCGCGCAAACCGGTGAAGTTGCGGCACGCCTGCGTGCGCGTGTCATGAGTGTTGCGCACATAGACATTGAGCAGTTGCGCCTTGATGTATCCGGGCCTGTATCGCGGCTTGACGTGTCGGCCGCGCTGTCGGGCATTTCCACCCTTGAAGATGCGCGCGGCACCGGCGAACTGGCTGTGGCTGCGGTTTACAGCGCCACTACGGTGCGTGTGTCATCGCTGAACGGGCGCATCGGCAATGTGCCGCTGGATCTGGCGGCACCTTTCAACGTTGCGTTGGATGGCGGCGTTGAGGTTGCCCCGCTGCAGCTTGCAGTGGGCGAAGGTGAAGTGAATGCCAGCTTCAGCCGGTCTGCCACAGCGCTCGCCGCCACCGCCGAAATGCGCGACGTGCCGCTTCGTTTGATTGCCCTGCTTGCGGGCGACAGCAGCGCTGTGCGGGGTACGCTTGACGGCTCAGCGGAACTGTCCGCATCCGGCAGTACGGGCAGCGGCCGCGCCACGTTCAGGCTGTCGCCGCGTGTGCCCGGTGACGATGCTGATATTCCTGATGTGACGCTGGATGCCACATGGGATGGGCGTATGGCAGCGGGCACGGTGACGTCTGATGCGCCGGGCACGGACGATCTGGTGGCCAGAGCACAGCTTCCACTGCGCGCCCGCAACGGCATTCCCGGTGTGCCGTCTGACGCACGGCTTGAAGCGCTGATGAAAGGCTCGCTTGATGTCGGCGCATTCTGGCCGTTGGTTCCGGTGGACGGGCATCGCCTGCGCGGCGCGCTTGTGCTGGATGCGTCTGCGTCCGGTTTGCTTGATGATCTTGAGCTGTCAGGCACTGCCACCATGCGCGACGGGCTTTATGAAAACTACGATACCGGGCTGCTGTTATCGCCGCTGAATGTATCACTTGATGCGACGTCGCGCGGCGGTCGCGTGGAGGTGAGCGGGCGCGACGGATCGTCAGGCACCATGAGTGGACGCGGTGTGCTTGATCTGCGCGACAGTGCGCAGCAGCGCCTTGATGTGTCGCTTGCGCTTTCGTCCTTTGCCATCGCGCGCCGCGATGAGGTGACAGCACGCGCATCAGGTGACGTGACTGTCACCTGGCCGCGCGGTGAAGATGGCGCGCCGACGCCTGTTGTTGTGGGCGGGCACATTACCGTGGAGCGGCTGGAGGCAGTTATTCCGGACCGGCTCGCATCTGACGTTGAAACAATAAATGTCACCAGAGTGGATGCCGAAGGCGTGCCTTTGACGGGTGAGGCGGAGGCGGCATCCAGGCCCGCATCCGCGGATGCGCCGTCGGCCATCGAGCTTGCACTCACCATTGACGTTCCCAATCAGGCATTTGTGCGCGGGCGCGGGCTTGAGTCTGAATGGGCCGGCAACCTGGCGGTGACGGGCTCAACGGATACGCCAAATGTGCGTGGTGCTTTTGAAGTGGTGCGCGGCACGTTTGATTTTCTGGGCCAGACATTTGATCTGACCGGCGGACGCATCGAGTTTACCGGCGGGCGCGAGATTGACCCGCTGCTCAACGTCAAGGCTGTGTATGAAGATGACGGGTTTCAGGCCGTGGTTGCGGTGACGGGGCCTGCGTCTGACCCTGATATTGCCATTTCGTCCGTGCCCGCCCTGCCCGAAGAAGAAGTGCTGTCGCGCATCCTGTTTGGCACCGGCACCGGGCAGTTGTCGGCTTTTCAGGCCGTGCAACTGGCGCAGACGGCGGCAACTCTGACCGGCCTGTCAGGCGGCGGCGGTGGCGTGCTGGATGCCATGCGCCGCACGCTGGGCGTGGATGTATTGTCGGTCGGCGAGGGTGGCCTTGAGGTCGGCTCATATGTAAGCGACGGCGTGTATCTGGGGGTTGCGCAGGGGCTTGAAGCCAATTCCGGGCAGGTCACCGTTGAAGTGGAACTCACCGATGATATTTCCGTTGAAAGCGATGTGGGCGCTGCCGGGGATACCAGCGTGGGCGTCACCTGGGAGCGTGACTACTAG
- the ccoS gene encoding cbb3-type cytochrome oxidase assembly protein CcoS: protein MDVLALLIPAALFLGLLGLAGFLWALKSGQFDDLDGAAERILFDDDDDQPPAPRDEK from the coding sequence ATGGACGTACTTGCCCTGCTTATTCCCGCAGCGTTGTTTTTAGGCCTGCTGGGGCTTGCCGGTTTTTTGTGGGCGCTCAAGAGCGGTCAGTTCGATGATCTCGACGGGGCGGCAGAACGCATCCTGTTTGATGACGACGACGATCAGCCGCCCGCACCGCGAGATGAAAAATAG